The following are from one region of the Nicotiana tomentosiformis chromosome 7, ASM39032v3, whole genome shotgun sequence genome:
- the LOC104086101 gene encoding protein root UVB sensitive 5 isoform X3: MPFSLQFNYPIFSTSCSHQLKLHNSIRNQPFKFLCTSPQSEEAAKDSSGENGNGHVILVEKYRNGTSKRYIIDNDSEIKMFLEEHVPATTGSQHLEIPVTELSWLPKVIKDFVLPAGFPDTVTDDYLDYMLLQFPTNVTGWICHTLVTSSLLKAVGVGSFSGTSAAASAAASAAAIRWVSKDGIGAVGRFFIGGRFGNLFDDDPKQWRMYADFIGSAGSIFDLYTPLYPSYFLPLASLGNLAKAVARGLKDPSFRVIQNHFAIAGNLGDVAAKEEVWEVAAELVGLALGILALDTPGISKSYPTLALTWLSVRILHLWFRYQSLSVLQFNTINLKRARILVNSHVLHCTVPGIDECNRMESILLWQRFLRPRIIFEVSLEEMVDGGNYKSMIKQLLNLYKEEKYFLVVNQQKPRDFEVFVSFKEGATSLSVLRSVWQTYWLYQNWGWSDNIFDRLEQSLVELKHRFPDLLQQLIEAGWDTNNLSLKVPKEMSIEELPAL, encoded by the exons ATGCCTTTTTCTCTGCAATTCAACTACCCAATCTTCAGCACTTCATGTTCCCACCAGTTAAAACTTCACAATAGTATTAGAAATCAGCCCTTTAAATTCTTGTGCACTTCTCCACAATCTGAAGAAGCTGCAAAAGACTCCTCTGG GGAAAATGGTAATGGGCATGTGATTCTGGTGGAGAAGTACAGGAATGGAACTTCAAAAAG GTACATTATAGATAATGACTCTGAAATAAAAATGTTTCTTGAGGAGCATGTGCCCGCAACTACTGGATCCCAGCATCTTGAAATCCCTGTCACGGAGTTATCTTGGCTCCCTAAGGTTATCAAGGATTTTGTATTACCAGCAGGTTTCCCAG ATACAGTTACAGATGATTACTTGGACTACATGTTGCTTCAGTTCCCAACCAATGTAACTGGGTGGATTTGTCATACGCTGGTGACGTCAAGCCTCTTAAAG GCTGTTGGAGTGGGATCTTTCTCCGGAACTTCTGCAGCTGCTTCTGCCGCTGCTTCTGCTGCTGCCATCAG ATGGGTTTCAAAGGATGGCATTGGTGCCGTTGGACGCTTTTTTATTG GTGGGCGGTTCGGCAATCTTTTTGATGATGATCCTAAACAGTGGCGCATGTATGCAGATTTCATCGGCAGTGCAGGAAG TATATTTGATCTCTATACCCCTCTCTATCCGTCTTATTTCCTACCTTTAGCATCTCTTGGAAATCTTGCCAAG GCCGTAGCAAGAGGGCTAAAGGACCCTTCATTCCGGGTTATTCAAAACCACTTTGCTATCGCTGGAAATTTGGGAGACGTAGCAGCAAAG GAGGAAGTTTGGGAAGTAGCTGCTGAGTTGGTAGGTCTTGCTCTCGGCATACTAGCCTTG GATACACCTGGTATCTCAAAGTCTTATCCTACATTGGCACTAACATGGTTAAGCGTGCGGATCCTACATCTTTGGTTTCGCTATCAGTCTCTTTCAGTTCTGCAATTCAACACA ATAAATCTCAAGCGGGCTCGAATATTGGTGAACTCCCATGTTTTACACTGTACAGTTCCAG GAATCGATGAATGCAATAGGATGGAGAGCATCTTATTGTGGCAAAGATTTTTAAGGCCTCGAATTATTTTTGAGGTATCTTTGGAGGAGATGGTTGATGGGGGCAATTACAAATCCATG ATCAAGCAACTCCTTAATCTGTACAAGGAGGAGAAATATTTTCTTGTAGTAAATCAGCAAAAGCCAAGAGATTTTGAGGTCTTTGTATCTTTCAAG GAAGGAGCCACAAGCCTATCAGTGTTACGAAGTGTATGGCAAACCTACTGGCTATATCAAAACTGGGGCTGGTCGGACAATATCTTTGATCGGCTTGAGCAaagtttggtagaattgaagcaTAGGTTTCCTGATCTATTACAACAACTAATTGAAGCTGGATGGGATACAAATAATTTAAGTTTAAAGGTCCCGAAAGAAATGTCGATTGAGGAGCTTCCTGCACTGTAA
- the LOC104086101 gene encoding protein root UVB sensitive 5 isoform X1, which yields MPFSLQFNYPIFSTSCSHQLKLHNSIRNQPFKFLCTSPQSEEAAKDSSGYEKENGNGHVILVEKYRNGTSKRYIIDNDSEIKMFLEEHVPATTGSQHLEIPVTELSWLPKVIKDFVLPAGFPDTVTDDYLDYMLLQFPTNVTGWICHTLVTSSLLKAVGVGSFSGTSAAASAAASAAAIRWVSKDGIGAVGRFFIGGRFGNLFDDDPKQWRMYADFIGSAGSIFDLYTPLYPSYFLPLASLGNLAKAVARGLKDPSFRVIQNHFAIAGNLGDVAAKEEVWEVAAELVGLALGILALDTPGISKSYPTLALTWLSVRILHLWFRYQSLSVLQFNTINLKRARILVNSHVLHCTVPGIDECNRMESILLWQRFLRPRIIFEVSLEEMVDGGNYKSMIKQLLNLYKEEKYFLVVNQQKPRDFEVFVSFKEGATSLSVLRSVWQTYWLYQNWGWSDNIFDRLEQSLVELKHRFPDLLQQLIEAGWDTNNLSLKVPKEMSIEELPAL from the exons ATGCCTTTTTCTCTGCAATTCAACTACCCAATCTTCAGCACTTCATGTTCCCACCAGTTAAAACTTCACAATAGTATTAGAAATCAGCCCTTTAAATTCTTGTGCACTTCTCCACAATCTGAAGAAGCTGCAAAAGACTCCTCTGGGTATGAAAA GGAAAATGGTAATGGGCATGTGATTCTGGTGGAGAAGTACAGGAATGGAACTTCAAAAAG GTACATTATAGATAATGACTCTGAAATAAAAATGTTTCTTGAGGAGCATGTGCCCGCAACTACTGGATCCCAGCATCTTGAAATCCCTGTCACGGAGTTATCTTGGCTCCCTAAGGTTATCAAGGATTTTGTATTACCAGCAGGTTTCCCAG ATACAGTTACAGATGATTACTTGGACTACATGTTGCTTCAGTTCCCAACCAATGTAACTGGGTGGATTTGTCATACGCTGGTGACGTCAAGCCTCTTAAAG GCTGTTGGAGTGGGATCTTTCTCCGGAACTTCTGCAGCTGCTTCTGCCGCTGCTTCTGCTGCTGCCATCAG ATGGGTTTCAAAGGATGGCATTGGTGCCGTTGGACGCTTTTTTATTG GTGGGCGGTTCGGCAATCTTTTTGATGATGATCCTAAACAGTGGCGCATGTATGCAGATTTCATCGGCAGTGCAGGAAG TATATTTGATCTCTATACCCCTCTCTATCCGTCTTATTTCCTACCTTTAGCATCTCTTGGAAATCTTGCCAAG GCCGTAGCAAGAGGGCTAAAGGACCCTTCATTCCGGGTTATTCAAAACCACTTTGCTATCGCTGGAAATTTGGGAGACGTAGCAGCAAAG GAGGAAGTTTGGGAAGTAGCTGCTGAGTTGGTAGGTCTTGCTCTCGGCATACTAGCCTTG GATACACCTGGTATCTCAAAGTCTTATCCTACATTGGCACTAACATGGTTAAGCGTGCGGATCCTACATCTTTGGTTTCGCTATCAGTCTCTTTCAGTTCTGCAATTCAACACA ATAAATCTCAAGCGGGCTCGAATATTGGTGAACTCCCATGTTTTACACTGTACAGTTCCAG GAATCGATGAATGCAATAGGATGGAGAGCATCTTATTGTGGCAAAGATTTTTAAGGCCTCGAATTATTTTTGAGGTATCTTTGGAGGAGATGGTTGATGGGGGCAATTACAAATCCATG ATCAAGCAACTCCTTAATCTGTACAAGGAGGAGAAATATTTTCTTGTAGTAAATCAGCAAAAGCCAAGAGATTTTGAGGTCTTTGTATCTTTCAAG GAAGGAGCCACAAGCCTATCAGTGTTACGAAGTGTATGGCAAACCTACTGGCTATATCAAAACTGGGGCTGGTCGGACAATATCTTTGATCGGCTTGAGCAaagtttggtagaattgaagcaTAGGTTTCCTGATCTATTACAACAACTAATTGAAGCTGGATGGGATACAAATAATTTAAGTTTAAAGGTCCCGAAAGAAATGTCGATTGAGGAGCTTCCTGCACTGTAA
- the LOC104086101 gene encoding protein root UVB sensitive 5 isoform X2: protein MPFSLQFNYPIFSTSCSHQLKLHNSIRNQPFKFLCTSPQSEEAAKDSSGENGNGHVILVEKYRNGTSKRYIIDNDSEIKMFLEEHVPATTGSQHLEIPVTELSWLPKVIKDFVLPAGFPDTVTDDYLDYMLLQFPTNVTGWICHTLVTSSLLKAVGVGSFSGTSAAASAAASAAAIRWVSKDGIGAVGRFFIGGRFGNLFDDDPKQWRMYADFIGSAGSIFDLYTPLYPSYFLPLASLGNLAKAVARGLKDPSFRVIQNHFAIAGNLGDVAAKEEVWEVAAELVGLALGILALDTPGISKSYPTLALTWLSVRILHLWFRYQSLSVLQFNTINLKRARILVNSHVLHCTVPGIDECNRMESILLWQRFLRPRIIFEVSLEEMVDGGNYKSMQIKQLLNLYKEEKYFLVVNQQKPRDFEVFVSFKEGATSLSVLRSVWQTYWLYQNWGWSDNIFDRLEQSLVELKHRFPDLLQQLIEAGWDTNNLSLKVPKEMSIEELPAL from the exons ATGCCTTTTTCTCTGCAATTCAACTACCCAATCTTCAGCACTTCATGTTCCCACCAGTTAAAACTTCACAATAGTATTAGAAATCAGCCCTTTAAATTCTTGTGCACTTCTCCACAATCTGAAGAAGCTGCAAAAGACTCCTCTGG GGAAAATGGTAATGGGCATGTGATTCTGGTGGAGAAGTACAGGAATGGAACTTCAAAAAG GTACATTATAGATAATGACTCTGAAATAAAAATGTTTCTTGAGGAGCATGTGCCCGCAACTACTGGATCCCAGCATCTTGAAATCCCTGTCACGGAGTTATCTTGGCTCCCTAAGGTTATCAAGGATTTTGTATTACCAGCAGGTTTCCCAG ATACAGTTACAGATGATTACTTGGACTACATGTTGCTTCAGTTCCCAACCAATGTAACTGGGTGGATTTGTCATACGCTGGTGACGTCAAGCCTCTTAAAG GCTGTTGGAGTGGGATCTTTCTCCGGAACTTCTGCAGCTGCTTCTGCCGCTGCTTCTGCTGCTGCCATCAG ATGGGTTTCAAAGGATGGCATTGGTGCCGTTGGACGCTTTTTTATTG GTGGGCGGTTCGGCAATCTTTTTGATGATGATCCTAAACAGTGGCGCATGTATGCAGATTTCATCGGCAGTGCAGGAAG TATATTTGATCTCTATACCCCTCTCTATCCGTCTTATTTCCTACCTTTAGCATCTCTTGGAAATCTTGCCAAG GCCGTAGCAAGAGGGCTAAAGGACCCTTCATTCCGGGTTATTCAAAACCACTTTGCTATCGCTGGAAATTTGGGAGACGTAGCAGCAAAG GAGGAAGTTTGGGAAGTAGCTGCTGAGTTGGTAGGTCTTGCTCTCGGCATACTAGCCTTG GATACACCTGGTATCTCAAAGTCTTATCCTACATTGGCACTAACATGGTTAAGCGTGCGGATCCTACATCTTTGGTTTCGCTATCAGTCTCTTTCAGTTCTGCAATTCAACACA ATAAATCTCAAGCGGGCTCGAATATTGGTGAACTCCCATGTTTTACACTGTACAGTTCCAG GAATCGATGAATGCAATAGGATGGAGAGCATCTTATTGTGGCAAAGATTTTTAAGGCCTCGAATTATTTTTGAGGTATCTTTGGAGGAGATGGTTGATGGGGGCAATTACAAATCCATG CAGATCAAGCAACTCCTTAATCTGTACAAGGAGGAGAAATATTTTCTTGTAGTAAATCAGCAAAAGCCAAGAGATTTTGAGGTCTTTGTATCTTTCAAG GAAGGAGCCACAAGCCTATCAGTGTTACGAAGTGTATGGCAAACCTACTGGCTATATCAAAACTGGGGCTGGTCGGACAATATCTTTGATCGGCTTGAGCAaagtttggtagaattgaagcaTAGGTTTCCTGATCTATTACAACAACTAATTGAAGCTGGATGGGATACAAATAATTTAAGTTTAAAGGTCCCGAAAGAAATGTCGATTGAGGAGCTTCCTGCACTGTAA
- the LOC104086101 gene encoding protein root UVB sensitive 5 isoform X5 codes for MPFSLQFNYPIFSTSCSHQLKLHNSIRNQPFKFLCTSPQSEEAAKDSSGYEKENGNGHVILVEKYRNGTSKRYIIDNDSEIKMFLEEHVPATTGSQHLEIPVTELSWLPKVIKDFVLPAGFPDTVTDDYLDYMLLQFPTNVTGWICHTLVTSSLLKAVGVGSFSGTSAAASAAASAAAIRWVSKDGIGAVGRFFIGGRFGNLFDDDPKQWRMYADFIGSAGSIFDLYTPLYPSYFLPLASLGNLAKAVARGLKDPSFRVIQNHFAIAGNLGDVAAKEEVWEVAAELVGLALGILALDTPGISKSYPTLALTWLSVRILHLWFRYQSLSVLQFNTINLKRARILVNSHVLHCTVPGIDECNRMESILLWQRFLRPRIIFEVSLEEMVDGGNYKSMQIKQLLNLYKEEKYFLVVNQQKPRDFEVFVSFKEGATSLSVLRSVWQTYWLYQNWGWSDNIFDRLEQSLVELKHRFPDLLQQLIEAGWDTNNLSLKVPKEMSIEELPAL; via the exons ATGCCTTTTTCTCTGCAATTCAACTACCCAATCTTCAGCACTTCATGTTCCCACCAGTTAAAACTTCACAATAGTATTAGAAATCAGCCCTTTAAATTCTTGTGCACTTCTCCACAATCTGAAGAAGCTGCAAAAGACTCCTCTGGGTATGAAAA GGAAAATGGTAATGGGCATGTGATTCTGGTGGAGAAGTACAGGAATGGAACTTCAAAAAG GTACATTATAGATAATGACTCTGAAATAAAAATGTTTCTTGAGGAGCATGTGCCCGCAACTACTGGATCCCAGCATCTTGAAATCCCTGTCACGGAGTTATCTTGGCTCCCTAAGGTTATCAAGGATTTTGTATTACCAGCAGGTTTCCCAG ATACAGTTACAGATGATTACTTGGACTACATGTTGCTTCAGTTCCCAACCAATGTAACTGGGTGGATTTGTCATACGCTGGTGACGTCAAGCCTCTTAAAG GCTGTTGGAGTGGGATCTTTCTCCGGAACTTCTGCAGCTGCTTCTGCCGCTGCTTCTGCTGCTGCCATCAG ATGGGTTTCAAAGGATGGCATTGGTGCCGTTGGACGCTTTTTTATTG GTGGGCGGTTCGGCAATCTTTTTGATGATGATCCTAAACAGTGGCGCATGTATGCAGATTTCATCGGCAGTGCAGGAAG TATATTTGATCTCTATACCCCTCTCTATCCGTCTTATTTCCTACCTTTAGCATCTCTTGGAAATCTTGCCAAG GCCGTAGCAAGAGGGCTAAAGGACCCTTCATTCCGGGTTATTCAAAACCACTTTGCTATCGCTGGAAATTTGGGAGACGTAGCAGCAAAG GAGGAAGTTTGGGAAGTAGCTGCTGAGTTGGTAGGTCTTGCTCTCGGCATACTAGCCTTG GATACACCTGGTATCTCAAAGTCTTATCCTACATTGGCACTAACATGGTTAAGCGTGCGGATCCTACATCTTTGGTTTCGCTATCAGTCTCTTTCAGTTCTGCAATTCAACACA ATAAATCTCAAGCGGGCTCGAATATTGGTGAACTCCCATGTTTTACACTGTACAGTTCCAG GAATCGATGAATGCAATAGGATGGAGAGCATCTTATTGTGGCAAAGATTTTTAAGGCCTCGAATTATTTTTGAGGTATCTTTGGAGGAGATGGTTGATGGGGGCAATTACAAATCCATG CAGATCAAGCAACTCCTTAATCTGTACAAGGAGGAGAAATATTTTCTTGTAGTAAATCAGCAAAAGCCAAGAGATTTTGAGGTCTTTGTATCTTTCAAG GAAGGAGCCACAAGCCTATCAGTGTTACGAAGTGTATGGCAAACCTACTGGCTATATCAAAACTGGGGCTGGTCGGACAATATCTTTGATCGGCTTGAGCAaagtttggtagaattgaagcaTAGGTTTCCTGATCTATTACAACAACTAATTGAAGCTGGATGGGATACAAATAATTTAAGTTTAAAGGTCCCGAAAGAAATGTCGATTGAGGAGCTTCCTGCACTGTAA
- the LOC104086101 gene encoding protein root UVB sensitive 5 isoform X4, giving the protein MFLEEHVPATTGSQHLEIPVTELSWLPKVIKDFVLPAGFPDTVTDDYLDYMLLQFPTNVTGWICHTLVTSSLLKAVGVGSFSGTSAAASAAASAAAIRWVSKDGIGAVGRFFIGGRFGNLFDDDPKQWRMYADFIGSAGSIFDLYTPLYPSYFLPLASLGNLAKAVARGLKDPSFRVIQNHFAIAGNLGDVAAKEEVWEVAAELVGLALGILALDTPGISKSYPTLALTWLSVRILHLWFRYQSLSVLQFNTINLKRARILVNSHVLHCTVPGIDECNRMESILLWQRFLRPRIIFEVSLEEMVDGGNYKSMQIKQLLNLYKEEKYFLVVNQQKPRDFEVFVSFKEGATSLSVLRSVWQTYWLYQNWGWSDNIFDRLEQSLVELKHRFPDLLQQLIEAGWDTNNLSLKVPKEMSIEELPAL; this is encoded by the exons ATGTTTCTTGAGGAGCATGTGCCCGCAACTACTGGATCCCAGCATCTTGAAATCCCTGTCACGGAGTTATCTTGGCTCCCTAAGGTTATCAAGGATTTTGTATTACCAGCAGGTTTCCCAG ATACAGTTACAGATGATTACTTGGACTACATGTTGCTTCAGTTCCCAACCAATGTAACTGGGTGGATTTGTCATACGCTGGTGACGTCAAGCCTCTTAAAG GCTGTTGGAGTGGGATCTTTCTCCGGAACTTCTGCAGCTGCTTCTGCCGCTGCTTCTGCTGCTGCCATCAG ATGGGTTTCAAAGGATGGCATTGGTGCCGTTGGACGCTTTTTTATTG GTGGGCGGTTCGGCAATCTTTTTGATGATGATCCTAAACAGTGGCGCATGTATGCAGATTTCATCGGCAGTGCAGGAAG TATATTTGATCTCTATACCCCTCTCTATCCGTCTTATTTCCTACCTTTAGCATCTCTTGGAAATCTTGCCAAG GCCGTAGCAAGAGGGCTAAAGGACCCTTCATTCCGGGTTATTCAAAACCACTTTGCTATCGCTGGAAATTTGGGAGACGTAGCAGCAAAG GAGGAAGTTTGGGAAGTAGCTGCTGAGTTGGTAGGTCTTGCTCTCGGCATACTAGCCTTG GATACACCTGGTATCTCAAAGTCTTATCCTACATTGGCACTAACATGGTTAAGCGTGCGGATCCTACATCTTTGGTTTCGCTATCAGTCTCTTTCAGTTCTGCAATTCAACACA ATAAATCTCAAGCGGGCTCGAATATTGGTGAACTCCCATGTTTTACACTGTACAGTTCCAG GAATCGATGAATGCAATAGGATGGAGAGCATCTTATTGTGGCAAAGATTTTTAAGGCCTCGAATTATTTTTGAGGTATCTTTGGAGGAGATGGTTGATGGGGGCAATTACAAATCCATG CAGATCAAGCAACTCCTTAATCTGTACAAGGAGGAGAAATATTTTCTTGTAGTAAATCAGCAAAAGCCAAGAGATTTTGAGGTCTTTGTATCTTTCAAG GAAGGAGCCACAAGCCTATCAGTGTTACGAAGTGTATGGCAAACCTACTGGCTATATCAAAACTGGGGCTGGTCGGACAATATCTTTGATCGGCTTGAGCAaagtttggtagaattgaagcaTAGGTTTCCTGATCTATTACAACAACTAATTGAAGCTGGATGGGATACAAATAATTTAAGTTTAAAGGTCCCGAAAGAAATGTCGATTGAGGAGCTTCCTGCACTGTAA
- the LOC138896113 gene encoding uncharacterized protein codes for MQQYLEKVRELLRQFQTWKVVQIPREENAEADALENMASVAVVSNAKNAIVVHLFHSALDQTKNEHGRNTILDGTEALIPIEIGEPSARFTHTKEASNKEELRTNLDLTEERREASLIQMTSQKQRIERYFNRKANLRYFKIGDFVLKNVFRSTQTANVGKLSPNWECPYRDKGIAGK; via the exons ATGCAGCAATATCTAGAAAAGGTACGAGAATTACTAAGGCAGTTCCAGACTTGGAAAGTTGTACAAATACCTAGGGAGGAAAATGCAGAAGCTGATGCATTGGAAAACATGGCGTCCGTGGCTGTTGTGTCAAATGCAAAAAATGCAATTGTGGTACATTTGTTCCATTCAGCCCTAGATCAAACCAAGAATGAG CATGGGAGAAACACCATTCTCGATGGAACTGAGGCTTTAATTCCAATAGAGATAGGAGAACCAAGCGCAAGGTTCACACATACAAAAGAAGCATCAAACAAAGAAGAACTTCGTACAAACTTAGATTTGACAGAAGAGAGAAGGGAGGCATCTTTGATTCAGATGACATCACAGAAGCAGAGGATTGAACGGTACTTCAACAGGAAGGCAAACCTAAGGTATTTCAAGATTGGGGACTTTGTCCTCAAAAATGTGTTTCGATCAACACAGACGGCAAATGTAGGAAAGCTGAGTCCGAATTGGGAATGTCCATATAGAGATAAAGGAATTGCTGGAAAATGA